The following proteins are encoded in a genomic region of Macrobrachium nipponense isolate FS-2020 chromosome 44, ASM1510439v2, whole genome shotgun sequence:
- the LOC135203969 gene encoding trichohyalin-like has protein sequence METARVYGYNTSFIMIATYCFLLLVLYFLCCDMYASICEDCVTLIGSQRINVGVQEIISYNIADSRIPEIFEEQPSSIDAPRFALAIPGMALLAGLALAAFCCYQIKGTRVDDLEEIVSLEDSMETEGSDDSEDDAELDNDDDLDTEFDDDEDSLELEDEEDIDLDNDDDLHPEMDDEARLEDSLELKEIYDTEDDLSTETDEEMRPEEDLDNCEVAVTQMEHLCRDAQQEIELLRKQLLERDLLLEKKEYEGKEMKSHFEKEINERDEKIVNLLQQDEQFRGEKCLLEQDLRLALDQLETTERTKEEQTSKINSLENHLQEKDLLLKRRNEEESEMRRLFQQEMAEKERELEATLQKETELSLKLKESENTNELLDLENEEFCMMTEELRNVLAEKEKEVHLLKESLAFKTKELEEGQDQREIIKRRVKEVEDDNSTLREKLRIAEAENVNIQQILGDELQAMKNWVAELGRENAKSKEELEGKELKIMLLEECLEQKETILQDALHHWKDIEKLLEGAKEKEKEMEASLTTLEAELQKRNLQIEDFLTKEEQSRCEQKEFEDKLDLALHYAMELQTLLKEAEERERKIRDDLEEQMIKNHLLAKEKEDEETEIRRQHQETLRQKDKQTEKQRECLEELQDNLESALRQEQSLERLLESKEEDLICLKKKESEAQLEVQRLLKDCDMLKEKIQLQEQNRMREEKRLREQLRTQEEALREHDKYMLMMFLHGTAQRNFQLEHIALEHGDDMIEEGKREKCTRGTIGRKDTGSEEDPCEKARETEEKQRKEYWNAQREANEDYEKQWEGLKHIVEDVLHGDE, from the coding sequence ATGGAGACAGCGAGAGTCTACGGGTATAACACTTCATTCATCATGATTGCCACTTACTGCTTTTTGCTACTAGTGCTGTATTTCTTGTGCTGTGACATGTACGCTTCAATCTGTGAGGACTGTGTAACATTGATTGGTTCTCAACGGATTAATGTTGGCGTACAGGaaataatatcttataatatcGCGGATTCTCGGATTCCTGAAATCTTTGAGGAACAACCCAGCAGCATTGATGCGCCTCGCTTTGCTCTCGCCATCCCTGGGATGGCACTGTTGGCGGGCTTGGCGCTCGCTGCTTTCTGTTGTTACCAGATTAAAGGAACCCGAGTTGACGACCTGGAAGAAATCGTTTCACTAGAAGACAGCATGGAAACGGAAGGTAGTGACGACAGTGAGGATGATGCAGAATTGGACAATGATGACGACCTGGACACCGAATTTGACGACGACGAAGACAGCCTGGAattggaagatgaagaagatatCGACCTGGACAATGATGACGACTTGCACCCCGAAATGGACGATGAGGCTAGGCTGGAAGACAGCCTCGAATTAAAGGAAATATATGACACCGAAGATGACCTGAGCACGGAAACAGATGAAGAGATGAGACCAGAAGAGGACCTGGATAATTGTGAAGTCGCCGTAACACAAATGGAACACCTCTGTAGAGATGCTCAGCAGGAGATCGAACTGCTCCGAAAGCAGCTACTGGAAAGAGATCTGCTGCTTGAAAAGAAAGAATACGAGGGCAAGGAAATGAAAAGTCATTTCGAAAAGGAGATAAATGAGAGAGACGAAAAAATCGTCAACCTCCTCCAACAAGATGAACAATTCAGAGGTGAAAAGTGCCTGTTGGAACAGGATTTAAGATTGGCTCTCGATCAGCTGGAAACAACGGAAAGGACAAAGGAAGAGCAGACGTCGAAAATAAACTCACTGGAGAACCACCTGCAGGAGAAAGACCTCTTGCTCAAGAGGAGAAACGAGGAGGAGAGCGAGATGAGACGGCTCTTCCAGCAGGAAAtggctgaaaaagagagagagctggaggcCACCTTACAGAAGGAAACAGAACTCAGCCTGAAATTAAAGGAAAGTGAAAATACTAATGAGTTACTCGACTTGGAGAACGAAGAGTTCTGTATGATGACTGAAGAGTTGAGGAACGTTTtagctgagaaagagaaggaagtccACCTTCTGAAAGAATCCCTCGCCTTTAAAACTAAAGAATTGGAAGAAGGTCAAGACCAGCGTGAAATAATAAAGAGACGAGTGAAGGAAGTTGAGGATGATAACTCGACTCTCCGAGAAAAGCTGAGGATCGCTGAAGCGGAGAATGTTAACATTCAGCAGATATTAGGAGATGAGCTTCAAGCGATGAAGAACTGGGTGGCCGAACTAGGAAGAGAAAATGCAAAGAGTAAAGAAGAGCTGGAAGGAAAGGAGCTGAAAATAATGTTACTGGAAGAATGTTTAGAACAGAAGGAAACCATTCTGCAAGATGCTCTCCATCACTGGAAAGACATTGAAAAGTTGTTGGAAGGagcaaaggaaaaagagaaggagATGGAGGCTTCTCTAACGACCTTAGAAGCAGAGCTCCAGAAGAGGAACCTTCAAATTGAAGATTTCCTCACAAAAGAAGAACAGTCAAGGTGTGAACAAAAAGAATTCGAGGATAAACTAGACCTAGCTCTCCATTATGCAATGGAGCTGCAGACGTTGCTAAAGGAAGCGGAAGAAAGGGAGAGGAAAATCAGAGATGATTTAGAAGAACAGATGATTAAAAACCATCTgttggctaaagaaaaggaagatGAAGAGACTGAAATAAGAAGGCAACATCAGGAGACTCTGAGGCAAAAGGACAAACAAACAGAGAAGCAGCGTGAATGCCTGGAGGAACTCCAGGATAACTTGGAAAGCGCTTTGCGTCAAGAACAGAGCCTGGAACGCTTGCTGGAATCTAAAGAAGAAGACCTCATCTgtttgaagaagaaggagagtgaAGCCCAGCTGGAAGTGCAGCGACTTCTCAAGGACTGCGATATGCTGAAAGAAAAGATTCAGCTACAGGAGCAGAATAGAATGAGAGAAGAAAAGCGTCTCAGGGAGCAGCTAAGAACACAGGAGGAGGCTTTGAGGGAACATGACAAATACATGTTGATGATGTTTCTACATGGGACTGCTCAGAGGAATTTCCAGCTAGAACACATTGCGCTGGAACATGGAGATGATATGATTGAAGAAGGCAAGCGAGAGAAGTGCACAAGAGGAACAATAGGAAGGAAAGACACAGGGAGTGAGGAAGACCCCTGTGAGAAGGCCCGTGAGACAGAAGAGAAACAACGTAAGGAGTACTGGAACGCCCAGCGGGAGGCGAACGAGGATTACGAGAAACAATGGGAGGGCCTCAAGCACATTGTGGAAGATGTTCTTCATGGAGATGAATAA